AGAGAGTCCATAGTTTTACCGTTTGTGCTTGATAACCAAACAGTATGAATGATTGAGCGCTCTCTATCAATTTTTTTCTTGTCCAATCCTATGATCGATGAGCGTCAGCGAGTTGATCATAAAATTGTACAAAGTCGAGTATTTACACTCATCTTAAGTTTCCATGAAAAAAGATATTAATGCCTGAAATTGTAATAAAATCTTCCTTAAATTTCAACTTAAAAGGTGGGGTTTTTAAAGAGTAAAACCTTATAATTAAATATTTAATAAATATGTTTTAAAGCTGTTCCGGTAGGTATGGGTGGCTGAGTTGGTCAAATGTTTTGACTTGCTCATCGATCCAAGAGCGATCTCTCCCCAGTTCTTTTGCCATTAAGTGGGCGACGAGTAGGGCTGAGGCGCGGGCGGCTTTGGCTCCGAGAAGTAGAGAGCGGGTGCGGCGGGAAAGCACATCTTCAATGGTGCGGGCCATTTCATGGCGCACGGCCCAAATGATTTCGCCTTTTTGATATGGGAGATCGGGGTGGATTAACTCGCTATAAGAGGGATCCTCTTTGAAAAGCGTTAAAAGGGAATGGATATCGGATCCGTAAACACTCATTAAGTTGTCCGGATCGGCTCCATCGAGATAGCCATGGAGTTTAAGCGTTTTGGTTTTACAGGCGACTTTCTTGAGTTTTGCCACTTTAATCGCTTCATTAATGACGTCTTCTCCCATTTTACGGTAGGTAGTCCATTTTCCACCGATGATTGAAATTAAATGGGATTCTGAAGTGAGGATGAGGTGATCGCGCGATACTTTAGAAGTGTCACTTTCTTCACTCACCTTGGCAAGGGGTCTAATGCCTGCAAAGATGGAAAGCACATCGGATGGGGTGATGGGATGGGCTAGATAGCGTTTAGCTTCCGTAAGGATGAAATCAATTTCACTTTGCAAGGCTATGGGTTCGGCCGTTGGTTCTTTAATCGGGGTGTCTGTTGTCCCCGCAATAACCCTCCCGTGCCAAGGGACGAGAAACAAAACGCGATCATCCTGTGTATGGGGGACTAAAATGGCATGATCACTTGATAGAAGGGAAGCGCGCAAGACGAGATGGACGCCTTGGCTTAAAAAAAGACGCGGTTTAGCCGTGGGTGTATCGAGTTGTCTTACCTGATCGGAAAAGATGCCCCCGGCATTAATCACACATTTTCCGGCAACTTGATAGGTATGATTTGTTTCTTTATCTCGAATGATAACGCCTGTGATGAGATCTCCCGTTTTGATTAAAGATTCACAGCACATATAATTGAGGGGA
This region of Simkaniaceae bacterium genomic DNA includes:
- a CDS encoding glycerol-3-phosphate dehydrogenase/oxidase, translated to MTKTPRFDVIIIGGGATGLGAAVDSAARGYKTLLVEQYDFAKASSSRSTKLIHGGLRYLQQGNLSLVTEALKERGRLCHNAPHLISHRPFLVPNYQWWEGPFYGFGLKIYDALAGDLGLEKSHHIDKEETLKALPNLKSEGLKGGVIYYDGQFDDSRLAITLMKTCIDLGGIPLNYMCCESLIKTGDLITGVIIRDKETNHTYQVAGKCVINAGGIFSDQVRQLDTPTAKPRLFLSQGVHLVLRASLLSSDHAILVPHTQDDRVLFLVPWHGRVIAGTTDTPIKEPTAEPIALQSEIDFILTEAKRYLAHPITPSDVLSIFAGIRPLAKVSEESDTSKVSRDHLILTSESHLISIIGGKWTTYRKMGEDVINEAIKVAKLKKVACKTKTLKLHGYLDGADPDNLMSVYGSDIHSLLTLFKEDPSYSELIHPDLPYQKGEIIWAVRHEMARTIEDVLSRRTRSLLLGAKAARASALLVAHLMAKELGRDRSWIDEQVKTFDQLSHPYLPEQL